The Leucoraja erinacea ecotype New England chromosome 12, Leri_hhj_1, whole genome shotgun sequence genome segment tttaattcaattaatgatttctatcgcccagcctctcatctttaaaTCGGGGTCgtccaggaaggatctgcagatgctggattaaaacgaagatagacacaacatgtagctcaacgggacaagcagcatatcagaagggtctcgacccgaaatgtcacccattccttctcccaaaagatgctgcctgccgtcgagttactcattctctttaaaccggcatctgctgttccttccgacacatgcacaagaaataggcaacttttcgggccgaaacgttgcctatttcctttgttccatagatgctgctgcacccgctgagtttctccagcatttgtgtgtgtgggtggcagttggggggggggggggggggggggtgtagagagataaggcagcctgaggaaaggctcgcctgtcaatttccctccgtagatgctgcctggcccgcggagttcctccagttagaaactgctttcagacaaaaagagacacaaactgctggagtacaatagctcagcaagtgagagtacaatagctcagcaacactcaaaaatgaaaaagaataaaaatgtgattatttcacctcccttcaactattttgtgtttcagcatgagagggattataacattagagacattcctcttgtagtgatgtgttaatgaagagttgcagacatcaatctgatagtaaaaaatatatttatttaacctcaccttatgtcccttctgtcaagcttccgggtttgccgtttgcaggagttcccacggtactcgtaagagtcattacggatatcgcacggatatcgcactggcatctgcactcatacaatgttgcaacgctgctcaagacactcttggagaaattcaaaaatgtttgaattttctcccgaccttaccaagtcacactTAAGAGtgcctgccgtcagcgccacggaggtcctcggtggtccaccaatgccgtactgctatcgcagaaggttcccatgATGGTAAACTCTTGTTAGGtgttgcttcaggtcgcaccgtgaggaTGCCCTTTTaaggggctttctcacggggcgacttgacgcaagaagtaaccagagttgaacatcatgggaacctcgtacgataaccgtatggcattcgtggaccaccgtggcgctaacggcaggtactcgtgtaacttgttgactcgggagaaaattcaagcttgaatttctccaagagcgaCTTGttcacttgtggttgaacattgaaacattatatggacgtagtggccagtgcgatatccgtaataactcttgcgtttaccgtgggaactcctgcgaacggtgaacccggaagctggacagaggagaCAGaaagtgagtaaaaaaggtgatctcaatatcgccaatggaacatttgtccatcgaggacgtcccacctcattgtcattgttggagaatctttttcactggaacacttgcagagatggctcccagaaaagctcaaagaaagtgGGTAAAGCacgtcagaaaggtttttgccacactagatttttttaaacagattctattcattaacctccgcaacaagcctaaactcaggcaataaaagggacaatgcaatgtgctaaatggcCGGTTTTGCGGGGACGACCATCTTATAGGAAGCACTTTTCAGAGGCCAACACTTTAAAGTGAAACAAAGAGAAGTAAGCAGGATTACAATGGGACATTATTATCAGCTTATTTTCTATACATGTCTgctaacatgcagtagtgttcctgtggtcggcTACCCATCAATAGAGCTGTCCTGCCACGGCACACTCCCCAGTTGTGAATTGTAGTAAGCGCAGAGATGGCCTCTTTGCTCTTTCCCACTATGTGCCCGAGTTACCTTTGAAACGCTGCAGTGGGACCTTTTCCGCCTCGGTTGCACCACTTCTCCATGTACCTAGTGTTATTCCCCCTGTGTCACTGTCCACTAGGTCACCGTGCTGGATGGCTGTTGCTGATCCTGCAGCTGCACCTCTCATTCAGATCAGGTTGTGCAGAACACATGCTGCATATACTATAGTCTCCACATTCTTGGGCTTCTGCTCCATTGTCTTGAACAAGCACCTAAATCTGTTTGCCAAGATGCCAAAATAATTTTCTACAACCCTCCTAGCCCTTGACAGCCTGTAATTGAAGATCCTCTGTTCCCTAGTTAGATTCCTCTGTGGATATGGCTTCATAATCCAGGGACCATAGTGCAAAGGCTTCGTCAGCAACCATCGCATATGGGGTGTCGGGCTGTCTTCTCCTGGCAGAGGTTCTGGATCAGGCATGCCTGCTGTTCCAccttccattttctttccaagCCAGGTTTCTTTCCAAATCCGGCCATCACCAGCACTtccaggtgtgcccacatccacataCAGGAAGTTGTAGTTATGATCAACCACCGCCAAGAGTACAATTGAGTGGAATTTCTTGTAATTGAAATCATTTGAGCCACCTCTGGGTGGACAACAAATTGCCACATGTTTGCCATCCAAAGCCCCACATGTGTGAGCAAAGTTCCAACTGTTTTCAaaccccagcgccactctcttccacgcATCTGGTGTCCTGGGGCATTCCATCACTTCAGCTGCATAAAATTTGATGATCGCCTCACAGGTTTCTCGGACAATACCACAGATGGTGTTGGTGGTAACAAGAAAGTTGTAAGATAGACTTTTATAAGAATCGCCTGAGGCCAAGTAGCGGAGGGTGATTGCTATGCGCAACCCTGGTTCCAGTGCCTTTCTCATTACAGTGTCAGTCTTCTTCAGCAGAGGTCCcaaattattcttcagctcattaaagagctcgggtgaaattctgacaaagtttgtgaatgcacttttatcctcttcgcacagcacattaagcagtttatcatattgtccaaatagaggtctccgttgaaagatgggcttcacccagtgatacttcctcttaattctctttttaattaatctcacccttctgccttcacgcaagcgtcctcgattcacatagagggctgctgcatacagcgcgtcaatgaaaaacaccaccatcctgtactTGAGActacttagtacaggcatgtctccaaatgagccaattcaaccaagggaggatatttatagtgtgtgaaaaaaaaagttacatcatttgtaccacgtgatgatttaacaacaccccacaattcacaatgttcattcaagatttaacgggaaagctcgggagacggacaagtcactcgcacaaataacagaaatgccaagtacccgtgggaactctttatctaccccctgttatattgtgtgatatcgtgctagaccacgaccacttcactctggttacatcttgcgtcaagtcaccccgtgagaaagccccattaacGTGCTGATGGCTGATCTGTCCCTGGTGCAACTCGTCTTCAAACTTGCAGGTCATGTCAAATCAGTGCACTGATGGGAATGGAAATAACTGCCAAAAATATGAGAGTGATTTATTCACCAAGGATAATTGGTATATCTGCAGTCCATAGTTAGAGAGGTTTAAAAGTCCATTTCGGAAGGGAGCAAAGTGTAATGACAGGATCAATTCAGTCAGCTGCAATTATGGCAATCGGCATCACCTTCCATAAATGTTTTCCGTTTTGGATAGCTAAATATAAAAAGCACAGTAGTTGACAGAGTATTGCTTCCACAGAATACAAAACCCTGGATTATAACAAGCGTGAGAAAGTAATGCATTGAGCGTAAGAAATGCTGTTGTACCATATTATATCTGTTTACTAAGTTAATCTAACAAAATGATGTGTGGCATGCACATGTTATATCAGGGTATTTCCCACAGGTACTCAAGCTTTAGGTTTTGGGAACTGAAAGCAGTGAAAGCAGTCAGTGAAAGTAATCAACAAACACTGGACGGACATTCCCTCTGCTGCTCTCTCCCATCGGCCAGGTTatacaaaagcttaaaagcaTGTACTAGGTGATCCAGCCCtcgtcccctctgttatcaggatcTTGAACGGACTTCTCATAAATTAAGAATTAATTCCTGATCTTTCAATCAAATCTGTTATAGCCTTTTCTTTGTAACTGTAATACTATATACTGCAATCTGTTTCCTTTCACTTTTACACTACTGTTGCACTTGTGTATAGGTATAATTGtagtcatgtatggtatgatttctaTGAATAGCATTCAAAAAcaatgttttcactgtatcttggtacatgtaatGTTTTTTAACCAATACAGATAACACTGTGGATACAGTATTTGAACCCAGTAAAGCAAGCCATCAGAATGGAAACTGAGAGACAGAAAACTGACCAGGTGGGTTAAacattaatgtttcaagtcaattaCTTTTCCTAAGAATTGGAAACAAGCatcttttaaactttagagaacATAGTGAACACCTGTCATTGGGTGGAGATCAagagagattgaatggcagagatagatagatagtggaaatttgaaacaaaaatagCAAATAAACTCTTGTCAGATGAGGCAGGATCCATCAAGAAAGAAACAGATGCAGTGTTCCAGTTCTTTGACCATCCCTGCTATAAAAAGGCAAATGCCTGGAATGCAATTCAACAATCCCACTCCCCAGACAGTGCCTGAACAGTCCCACTATTCTCTGCTTTTACACCAGAACAAAGAGAACTGTACATGCTCAGCCATGAACTGTACATGTTCAGCCaacagatcagcaatgatcatattgaatggcggtgcgtgctcaaagggccgaatggcctactcctgcacccattgtctatgtttatatgtacccTTGCTCTTGATGGGGGAAATTGGGATGAACACATAGGTGCAGAACATGGAATAAAAAACTTGGTTAACTCTTGTTCATCAGAAGCCACAGTTAAGACAGAGGAAGACCTATCAGAAACATTGGTGTGGATCAGTGTTATGAACTGAACAGATGTGATGGAATCAAAGCAACTGAGAGTTTGGAATAGAAACAGCATGGAAGGAGGTGGAGACAGGGAGGCAGTGTGAGTCCATGGCTTTACGATGAATACAGGTAGTTCTACAGTCCTAATGCCTCAAGTTACTGAAAATCACATTATGGAAACAAATCTGTCAATGGGGAAAAAGGGATTAGGAGGCTTGAGTGTCTCGGACTCACAATGACAACGTTATTTTTCCCAGAAGATTTTCAACAATATGTCTTTTTAATAGctataactttttttttattactgcaagctaaaaagaCTAAAAGCTGTTGCATTGTTCAATAGAATATCATTGTAGCTCCCAAGCAGTACACGAGGCCCGAGGTCGTGGTTAAATACGGGGTTTATTTTCGGCTCCAACCAACCCGTGAGAACCGAGCCAAAAACAAGGCaacaaataacaaaaacaaacaaaataaaaatgcagttTACAAATACATGCATGTACGTCCATACAGCAACACAACACCACACTAACCAAGCAAATAAACAACATACCTCGTCCACTGCTTACTACTTAAGAGGTATTTCTTGGTTTCTTCTTAGTCATGGCTTCTGTGTGTGCCAACAACCGTGCCCCCCTGGAAACTAAGTCGGCAATTAGTTCCCCCCTTAGGAACGCTACTATTTCAGGTAGGAACCAAAAACCGTGAGGTTCAGAATTTAACTAACTGCCGATGTGGGGCAGTTACACTCCCACCAAATCATATGTGATTTCTTAGAACAATTTAGAGACATACATACTGCATATAACACATTATTTCAAAATACTATCTAACTATGGGTCTCTCCAGGTGAACCGGTTTGGAGGTGCGCTTCCATTATCATCGAGAGTTGAGTCACCTTTCAGCAACTGGAGTCTTCTCACTCTTCCATCCTTCCCAGGATGAACTTCACTGATCCTTGCCAACTTCCACTGATTCTGTGGTGTTGCATCATCCTTTAGCAGAACAATGTCATTGACCTTCGCGTTTCTGCGGTCTTTGGTCCACTTctgtctctctcctttcctctaaaCTGGTGGCTTCACAGGACTTGGGCTTGCTGCCTTTGAATTCCCTTGCATGGCGCTTGAGCCTGGCAATAGCTTTCACCACTCTTGACCAGTCGGAGAACCTTTGTAGGCGATCTAAGAGCGACCTCACCTCTTTTGCCTGAGTGTCATGAACCTGGGCCTTCTTGAGCTCTGGGTCACTACTTGAGACATCTCCCACCTTGACATCTCCACTTGGTATCTCTTTCTGCCTAAGAAGGTCTGGGCCTGTGAAACAGTTAGAGGCTATAAGTTGTCCTGCTGTGAGACCTCATGAGGCATGATCTGCTGGGTTCTCCTCAGAAGTTAAATACCTCCATTGCGCAGACTCTGTGCTTAGCTTGATGCGTTCCAAGCGGTTTGTTACGAACATGTGGAATCTTCTGGCTTCATTACTGATGTATCCAAGTACAACCTTTGAATCAGTCCAGAAGATTTCTTGACGGCATTCTACTTTGAGCTCTTTCTTGAGCATGTCACTGATGCGAACAGCTACCACTGCTGCTGACAGCTCTAGTCTTGGTATGGTCGTCACCTTAGTAGGGGCGACTCTTGACTTTCCCATTACTAAGGTACAGTGGACTTCACCTGATGTACTGACCACTCTGAGATATGAGCACACTCCATAGCCCGTCACACTGGCATCGGAGAAATGGTAGAGCTCATAGTGCTGGACATTGAAACTTGGTGGAGCGTAGCATCTCCAGATCTTCACACCAGCCAGGTTTTTCAGGTCTTGGAGCCAAGATTCCCACAGGGGTAGGAGGTCATCTGGTAAGGTGTCATCCCAACTGAGCTTGTCACGACACATCTGCAAGATCTGCTTTCCCACCAAGATGAAGGGTGCCACAAATCCGAGCGAGTCATACACTGAGGCAACCGTGGACAAGACTCCTCTTCGGGTGAATGGATTTTCTTTGACAATTACCCTGAACTGGAATTCGTCAGAAGCCACACACCACTGGACACCGAGTGCTCTATCCATGTGTTGTTCTCCCAGTGCCATGTCCAGGTCCTTGGCAGCTTCAGCACATTCCTCTTTAGGGATTGTGGCTAGGACTTCCTTGCTGTTAGAGATGAACTTATGTAGCCGAGGTTTGCCTGTGCTACATAGCTCTCTCGCTTCTTTCACTAGTTTGATTGCTTGCCTTTCATATGCTACACTTGCCAAGCCATCATCCACATAGAAATTCTTCTGGATGAATTGGATGGTGTCTTCACTGAAGCGTCCTCGTCCTTCAGCGGCCAGGTGTTTGAGTCCAAAGTTGGCACAGCCAGGAGAGGAAACTGCACCAAACAAGTGGACTTTCAACCAATAGATGGAGGGTTGTGCTTCAAGATTTCCATTCTCCCACCATAGGAAACGTAGGTAATCCTGATCTTCTGCCTTTACATGGAACTGATGAAACATGCGTTCTATGTCACACATGATCGCCACTGGACCTCTACGAAAACGACAAAGGACTCCCAACAAGGTGTTCGCCAATTCTGGACCTGTCAGGAGATGATCATTCAAGGCT includes the following:
- the LOC129701945 gene encoding putative nuclease HARBI1 codes for the protein MRKALEPGLRIAITLRYLASGDSYKSLSYNFLVTTNTICGIVRETCEAIIKFYAAEVMECPRTPDAWKRVALGFENSWNFAHTCGALDGKHVAICCPPRGGSNDFNYKKFHSIVLLAVVDHNYNFLYVDVGTPGSAGDGRIWKETWLGKKMEGGTAGMPDPEPLPGEDSPTPHMRWLLTKPLHYGPWIMKPYPQRNLTREQRIFNYRLSRARRVVENYFGILANRFRCLFKTMEQKPKNVETIVYAACVLHNLI